One window of the Natronomonas marina genome contains the following:
- a CDS encoding tryptophan--tRNA ligase, whose product MTRDTGDGPLPDGGTDATGADEVALDPWGSSTVDDYRKLFEEFGIEEFDDVLGEVPSPHYLMRRGVIFGHRDYRPVAEAMRNDEPFAALSGFMPTGDPHVGHKLVFDEIIWHQQRGGDAYGLIADLEAHAARDLSWEEIDEHTESYLLSLIALGFDPEEGEIYRQSTNREVQDLAFELGTKANFSELGAIYDFDGETEVSYMQSVVTQMADILYPQLDDPKPTVIPVGPDQDPHMRLARDLAARMRFFKVTEAYASFELEDDERELAARAYEALVDDADDADVRCVEAADWLEEESPDAPALWEAVEKLRSGGKEPLRPRVRFVDQNATDEAFEALIGAVDGEKRVYEGHVDAFEMDHEAAAELAREIEVDHGGYGFLPPSSIYHRFMTGLTGGKMSSSVPASHISLLDDPEDGYDKVKAATTGGRETAELQRELGGKPDECPVYELYAYLLAEADDDFAARVYEECATGERLCGDCKEQAAELMAEFLAEHQEKREEARELLAETDVQLESDRR is encoded by the coding sequence ATGACACGCGACACCGGAGACGGTCCCCTCCCGGACGGCGGCACCGACGCCACCGGCGCCGACGAGGTGGCCCTGGACCCGTGGGGGTCCTCGACCGTCGACGACTACCGGAAGCTGTTCGAGGAGTTCGGCATCGAGGAGTTCGACGACGTCCTCGGCGAGGTGCCGTCGCCGCACTACCTGATGCGCCGCGGCGTCATCTTCGGCCACCGGGACTACCGGCCCGTCGCCGAGGCGATGCGCAACGACGAACCCTTCGCGGCGCTGTCGGGATTCATGCCGACCGGCGACCCCCACGTCGGCCACAAGCTCGTCTTCGACGAGATAATCTGGCACCAACAGCGGGGCGGCGACGCCTACGGCCTCATCGCGGACCTGGAGGCCCACGCCGCACGCGACCTGTCGTGGGAGGAGATCGACGAGCACACCGAGAGCTACCTGCTGTCGCTCATCGCCCTGGGCTTCGACCCCGAGGAGGGCGAGATCTACCGGCAGTCGACCAACCGCGAGGTCCAGGACCTCGCCTTCGAACTCGGGACGAAGGCCAACTTCTCGGAGCTGGGCGCCATCTACGACTTCGACGGCGAGACGGAGGTCTCCTACATGCAGTCGGTCGTCACGCAGATGGCCGACATCCTCTACCCGCAACTGGACGACCCCAAGCCGACGGTCATCCCGGTCGGTCCCGACCAGGATCCCCACATGCGGCTGGCCCGCGATCTGGCGGCTCGGATGCGGTTCTTCAAGGTGACCGAAGCGTACGCGAGTTTCGAACTCGAGGACGACGAGCGCGAACTCGCCGCCCGCGCATACGAGGCGCTCGTTGACGACGCTGACGACGCCGACGTCCGGTGTGTCGAGGCCGCCGACTGGCTCGAGGAGGAGTCGCCCGACGCGCCCGCGCTGTGGGAGGCCGTCGAAAAACTCCGGTCCGGCGGCAAGGAACCCCTCCGCCCCCGCGTGCGCTTCGTCGACCAGAACGCCACCGACGAGGCATTCGAGGCGCTCATCGGGGCGGTCGACGGCGAGAAGCGCGTCTACGAGGGCCACGTCGACGCCTTCGAGATGGACCACGAGGCGGCCGCCGAACTCGCCCGCGAAATCGAGGTCGACCACGGCGGCTACGGCTTCCTGCCACCCTCCTCCATCTATCACCGGTTCATGACCGGACTCACGGGCGGGAAGATGTCCTCGTCGGTGCCGGCCTCCCACATCTCGCTGCTGGACGACCCCGAGGACGGCTACGACAAGGTCAAGGCGGCCACGACGGGCGGCCGCGAGACGGCCGAACTCCAGCGCGAACTCGGCGGGAAGCCCGACGAATGCCCCGTCTACGAACTGTACGCCTACCTGCTGGCGGAGGCCGACGACGACTTCGCCGCCCGGGTCTACGAGGAGTGCGCCACCGGCGAGCGCCTCTGCGGCGACTGCAAGGAGCAGGCCGCCGAGTTGATGGCCGAGTTCCTCGCCGAGCACCAGGAGAAGCGAGAGGAGGCCCGCGAACTGCTCGCCGAAACGGACGTTCAACTGGAGAGTGACCGGCGGTGA
- the endA gene encoding tRNA-intron lyase, translating to MEGHQRGDVVEVGANARERYYDSSGYGRPDGDGVVLSVVEAAHLLYRGDLDAVDGHGFGAFLADNADSVVPFLVYRDLRDRGFYVSPARDGWVDDADGADFVVHPRGDGPWDGTVEYRVRVVDERADPAVAGLGDVVVAVVDEESEITYLETDRPDVSGSNDLSLEEPAEGVLLDDRVLCFDPPAALYERGFYGQRMGREDATLQLSLLEATHLAERDDLSLDGGAEAVRERGRAVEGERFDRRLAVYRRLRERGVVPKTGFKFGADFRTYADVEHVDELGHSELLVRVLPAGAVRSPRDLALDVRLAHGVRKRMVFALVDGEDIEWVTVGRLTP from the coding sequence ATGGAAGGCCACCAGCGCGGCGACGTCGTCGAGGTCGGCGCCAACGCCCGCGAGCGATACTACGACTCCAGCGGCTACGGCCGGCCGGACGGCGACGGGGTCGTCCTCTCGGTCGTCGAGGCCGCCCACCTGCTGTACCGCGGCGACCTCGACGCCGTCGACGGCCACGGGTTCGGGGCGTTCCTGGCGGACAACGCCGACAGCGTCGTCCCGTTCCTCGTCTACCGCGACCTCCGCGACCGGGGATTCTACGTCTCGCCCGCCCGGGACGGATGGGTCGACGACGCCGACGGCGCCGACTTCGTCGTCCACCCTCGCGGTGACGGCCCCTGGGACGGCACCGTCGAGTACCGCGTCCGCGTCGTCGACGAGCGGGCCGACCCCGCGGTGGCCGGTCTCGGCGACGTCGTCGTCGCCGTCGTCGACGAGGAGAGCGAAATCACGTACCTCGAGACCGACCGCCCGGACGTCTCGGGGAGCAACGACCTCTCGCTGGAGGAGCCCGCCGAGGGCGTGCTGCTGGACGACCGGGTGCTCTGTTTCGACCCGCCCGCCGCGCTGTACGAGCGCGGCTTCTACGGCCAGCGGATGGGCCGCGAGGACGCCACACTCCAGCTTTCGCTCCTGGAGGCGACGCACCTCGCCGAGCGGGACGACCTCTCCCTCGACGGTGGGGCGGAAGCGGTCCGCGAGCGGGGCCGTGCCGTCGAGGGTGAGCGGTTCGACCGACGGCTCGCCGTCTACCGGCGGCTCCGCGAGCGTGGCGTCGTCCCCAAGACCGGCTTCAAGTTCGGCGCCGACTTCCGCACCTACGCCGACGTCGAGCACGTCGACGAGCTGGGCCACTCCGAACTGCTGGTGCGGGTGCTGCCCGCCGGCGCCGTCCGGTCGCCGCGCGACCTCGCGTTGGACGTGCGGCTGGCCCACGGCGTCCGCAAGCGGATGGTGTTCGCGCTGGTCGACGGCGAGGACATCGAGTGGGTCACCGTCGGCCGGCTGACGCCCTGA
- a CDS encoding DUF1648 domain-containing protein, which yields MALDSRWPDVLAAGLLAASALAGLALWPRLPAEMAIHFDSGGDPDDFVARPLGVALAPALGVAGIAIARLSARADPSTDARVLGAAVLFVGAVVAYVQALVLAYNLGYAVPFSLGLTPVLVAAALLTVYALRVDGPL from the coding sequence ATGGCGCTCGACTCGCGGTGGCCCGACGTGCTCGCCGCTGGCCTGCTGGCCGCCTCGGCGCTGGCCGGCCTTGCGCTGTGGCCGCGCCTGCCCGCGGAGATGGCGATTCACTTCGATTCGGGCGGCGACCCCGACGACTTCGTCGCCAGGCCGCTCGGCGTCGCGCTGGCGCCGGCGCTCGGCGTGGCCGGAATCGCCATTGCGCGGCTGTCCGCCCGGGCCGACCCGTCCACCGACGCCCGCGTCCTCGGCGCCGCGGTCCTGTTCGTCGGGGCGGTCGTCGCCTACGTCCAGGCGCTCGTGCTGGCGTACAACCTCGGGTACGCCGTCCCGTTCTCGCTCGGCCTGACGCCCGTCCTCGTCGCCGCGGCGCTGCTCACCGTCTACGCGCTCCGCGTGGACGGACCGCTGTAG
- a CDS encoding endonuclease NucS domain-containing protein, giving the protein MSTRVIAGDCIVRTGGRRETTQRGRVVVLVKPDDTVLVHDGDGYQPAAWLTRPAELTLEADPLWLVAVDGDESLQIEAEGPVTVTEHDTTDAGVPVGDCPCGGPLVRSGGAVTCLDCDDRFPLPGGAAVLDSACGDCGLPQIRVERGEAFEVCLDYECEALLAAVEARFDREWDCPMCGGDLEILRRGGLIAGCENYPDCETGFAVPDGTVAGECECELPRFDTGGGRRCLDAGCEA; this is encoded by the coding sequence ATGTCGACGCGCGTCATCGCCGGCGACTGCATCGTCCGCACCGGCGGCCGGAGGGAGACCACCCAGCGCGGCCGCGTGGTCGTCCTCGTCAAGCCCGACGACACCGTCCTCGTCCACGACGGCGACGGCTACCAGCCCGCCGCCTGGCTCACCCGGCCGGCCGAGTTGACGCTGGAGGCCGACCCGCTATGGCTCGTCGCGGTCGACGGCGACGAGTCCCTCCAGATCGAGGCCGAGGGACCGGTGACGGTGACCGAACACGACACGACGGACGCGGGCGTCCCCGTCGGCGACTGCCCCTGCGGCGGGCCGCTGGTCCGGTCGGGCGGCGCCGTCACCTGCCTGGACTGCGACGACCGGTTCCCGCTCCCCGGCGGCGCCGCGGTCCTCGATTCGGCCTGTGGGGACTGCGGGCTTCCGCAGATTCGCGTCGAGCGCGGCGAGGCGTTCGAGGTGTGTCTCGACTACGAGTGCGAGGCGCTCCTGGCGGCCGTCGAGGCGCGCTTCGACCGCGAGTGGGACTGTCCGATGTGCGGCGGCGACCTGGAGATACTCCGGCGCGGCGGTCTCATCGCGGGCTGTGAGAACTACCCCGACTGCGAGACCGGGTTCGCCGTCCCGGACGGCACCGTCGCCGGCGAGTGCGAGTGTGAACTGCCGCGGTTCGACACCGGCGGCGGCCGGCGGTGTCTGGACGCCGGCTGTGAGGCCTGA
- a CDS encoding MoaD/ThiS family protein: MATNEPTAVERGAGTEATTTVDVRCTGHVRTEIGEPRMEFTFEGETLRAFLEAFFEEYDVADLLIAETEAEATAHGWAPTDGDPPGTWNKNPEGEQTRAFARVAVNGRFNEHLDGLDTELEDGDRVALMYPFIFCC, from the coding sequence ATGGCAACGAACGAACCGACGGCGGTCGAGCGCGGCGCCGGCACGGAGGCGACCACGACCGTCGACGTCCGGTGTACCGGACACGTCCGGACCGAGATCGGCGAACCGAGGATGGAGTTCACCTTCGAGGGCGAGACGCTTCGGGCGTTCCTCGAGGCGTTCTTCGAGGAGTACGACGTCGCCGACCTGCTCATCGCCGAAACGGAGGCGGAGGCGACGGCCCACGGGTGGGCGCCGACCGACGGCGACCCCCCGGGCACCTGGAACAAGAACCCCGAGGGCGAGCAGACCCGCGCCTTCGCCCGCGTCGCGGTCAACGGTCGGTTCAACGAACACCTCGACGGTCTCGACACCGAACTCGAGGACGGCGACCGCGTCGCGCTGATGTACCCGTTCATCTTCTGCTGTTGA
- a CDS encoding helix-turn-helix domain-containing protein yields MALAELDVRLPEGTWIHDVSTAHPEACFRVLAGMPDGDVGFALLSVTAPSLEPILEAMAAHEGLTDIESLRRDGDRALLRVETTAPLLLLSARAAGIPVEPPVEIRDGVACVAVRATRNRLSTLGEQLERFGLSYTVASVYDDVQAESLLSDRQADLLLAAVERGYYDTPRGCSLTELADEFGIAKSTCSETLHRAESRVVRQFVDRNLAPGGADTDRDERPPPGDG; encoded by the coding sequence ATGGCGCTGGCCGAACTCGACGTCCGCCTCCCGGAGGGGACCTGGATACACGACGTCTCGACGGCGCATCCGGAGGCCTGCTTCCGCGTACTCGCCGGGATGCCCGACGGGGACGTCGGGTTCGCGCTCCTGTCGGTCACCGCCCCGTCGCTGGAACCGATTCTGGAGGCGATGGCTGCCCACGAGGGACTCACCGACATCGAGTCGCTCCGGCGGGACGGCGACCGCGCGCTCCTCCGCGTCGAGACGACGGCGCCGCTGCTGTTGCTCTCGGCGCGGGCCGCCGGAATCCCCGTCGAACCGCCGGTCGAGATTCGTGACGGGGTCGCGTGCGTCGCGGTGCGGGCCACCCGGAATCGGCTCTCGACGCTCGGCGAACAATTGGAGCGGTTCGGCCTCTCCTACACCGTCGCGTCGGTCTACGACGACGTTCAGGCCGAGTCACTGCTGTCCGACCGGCAGGCCGACCTGCTCCTCGCGGCGGTCGAACGCGGCTACTACGACACGCCACGCGGGTGCTCGCTGACCGAACTGGCCGACGAGTTCGGCATCGCCAAGTCGACCTGCAGCGAGACGCTCCACCGCGCCGAGAGCCGCGTCGTCCGGCAGTTCGTCGACCGGAATCTCGCACCCGGCGGCGCCGACACGGACCGAGACGAGCGCCCGCCGCCCGGGGACGGCTAG
- a CDS encoding NUDIX hydrolase, producing the protein MQGKLRTVEGGPFPGAGAGRLRRGVKALVSTGDAVLLVKESHDDGSAFWTLPGGGLHASESPVEGLRRELREELDCEVVVDGQTDRVWYAHHSRAGTLSSYDVYDCAVASSVDPNPAEGTLAARWVPTDELPPRTLPQVRTLLERHPEVRT; encoded by the coding sequence ATGCAAGGGAAGCTACGCACCGTCGAGGGGGGCCCATTCCCTGGAGCGGGCGCCGGACGGCTCCGGCGCGGCGTGAAGGCGCTGGTGTCGACCGGCGATGCGGTACTGCTCGTCAAGGAATCCCACGACGACGGCTCGGCGTTCTGGACGCTGCCGGGCGGCGGACTCCACGCCTCCGAGTCGCCGGTGGAGGGCCTCCGGCGGGAACTGCGCGAGGAACTGGACTGCGAGGTGGTCGTCGACGGCCAGACCGACCGCGTCTGGTACGCCCACCACTCCCGGGCGGGGACGCTGTCCTCGTACGACGTCTACGACTGTGCGGTCGCGTCGTCGGTCGACCCCAACCCCGCCGAGGGGACGCTCGCGGCCCGCTGGGTGCCGACCGACGAGTTGCCGCCGCGGACGCTGCCGCAGGTGCGGACGCTGCTGGAGCGACACCCCGAGGTGCGGACGTAG